The following are encoded together in the Anguilla rostrata isolate EN2019 chromosome 19, ASM1855537v3, whole genome shotgun sequence genome:
- the agk gene encoding acylglycerol kinase, mitochondrial, whose translation MARVVKTLRTLRNHWKKSTFAGCVLSYGGHWLYGKHCDNVLRREACVEAREFGRQLIAPQEQLKKATVILNPAACSGKANSLFEKNAAPLLHLAGMDVKVVKTDYEGQAKKLMELMEQTDMLIVAGGDGTLQEVVTGLLRRTDQDSYSSTPIGFIPLGSQNSLSQSLHFQTENKVKHITGATLAILKGKTVPLDVLQVKGEKEQPVFALIGLRWGAFRDVASSISKYWYLGPLKTMAAHWFSTLKSWPQTHQASLSYLAPTPRPPEESTTKPPRPSLIYRIVRRLKNYWNPPVEEPPKEEEPEHWEELQISTVELSIKTNNRNPVMNRTDDSMQVCVEPETMTVGEFITIGGEKARDPMLCSKSGRNLEASACMLTLPQEGAGFYNIDSEEYEAMPVEVRLLPRKLRFFCSEERRQQLLSEAH comes from the exons ATGGCTCGAGTTGTGAAAACGCTGCGCACTCTTCGAAACCACTGGAAGAAGTCCACGTTTGCGGGGTGCGTCCTGTCTTACGGCGGGCACTGGCTATACGGAAAACACTG tgacaaTGTGCTACGAAGAGAAGCCTGCGTGGAGGCCAGG GAATTCGGCCGCCAGCTGATTGCACCGCAGGAACAGCTGAAGAAAGCCACGGTCATCCTCAATCCGGCTGCCTGCAGTGG gaAAGCCAACAGTCTGTTCGAGAAGAATGCAGCCCCCCTGCTACACCTGGCTGGCATGGACGTGAAAGTTGTGAag ACGGACTACGAGGGTCAGGCTAAGAAGCTGATGGAGCTGATGGAGCAGACTGATATGCTGATTGTGGCCGGGGGCGATGGAACTCTGCAAGAG GTGGTCACAGGATTGCTGCGTAGAACTGATCAG GATTCGTACAGTAGCACTCCCATTGGCTTCATCCCTCTGGGTTCCCAGAATTCCTTGAGCCAGAGTCTGCATTTCCAGACTGAAAATAAAGTTAA ACACATCACCGGAGCGACGCTGGCAATCCTTAAGGGGAAAACGGTGCCGCTGGATGTGCTGCAGGTCAAG ggggAGAAGGAGCAGCCGGTGTTTGCCCTGATAGGACTGCGCTGGGGGGCTTTCAGAGATGTGGCCTCCTCCATCAGCAA aTATTGGTATCTGGGCCCGTTGAAGACTATGGCAGCGCACTGGTTCAGCACATTAAAG AGCTGGCCGCAGACCCACCAGGCGTCTCTGTCCTACCTGgcgcccacgccccgccccccagaggAGTCCACGACGAAGCCCCCGCGCCCCTCCCTCATCTACCGCATCGTCCGCCGACTGAAGAACTACTGGAACCCCCCTGTAGAGG aGCCCCCTAAGGAAGAAGAGCCAGAACACTGGGAGGAGCTACAGATCTCCACAgtggagctgtcaatcaagaCCAACAACAGAAACCCAGTCATGAAT CGCACAGATGACtccatgcaagtgtgtgtggaGCCAGAGACCATGACTGTGGGGGAGTTCATCACAattgg TGGAGAGAAAGCCCGGGATCCAATGCTGTGCAGCAAGAGCGGGCGTAACCTGGAGGCCAGCGCCTGTATGCTCACCCTGCCCCAG GAGGGCGCCGGTTTCTACAACATCGACAGCGAGGAGTACGAGGCCATGCCGGTGGAGGTGAGGCTGTTGCCGCGGAAACTGCGGTTCTTCTGCAGCGAGGAACGCAGGCAGCAGCTGCTCTCGGAGGCGCACTGA
- the LOC135245891 gene encoding V-type proton ATPase subunit E 1-like: MALSDADVQKQIKHMMAFIEQEASEKAEEIDARAEEEFNIEKGRLVQTQRLKIMEYYEKKEKQIEQHKKIQMSNLMNQARLKVLKARDDMISDLLNEARQRLAEIARDPARYQALMDGLVLQGFYQLLEPKVTIRCREQDVNLVQTAVQKNIPIYQAAVKNNISVQIDQNNFLPSGISGGIELYNADRRIKVSNTLESRLDLIAQQMMPEIRVELFGANPNRKFMD; the protein is encoded by the exons ATGGCTCTCAGCGATGCAGATGTGCAGAAACAG ATCAAGCACATGATGGCCTTCATTGAGCAGGAGGCCAGTGAGAAAGCAGAGGAAATTGATGCCAGG GCAGAGGAAGAGTTCAACATTGAGAAGGGTCGACTGGTGCAGACTCAGAGGCTGAAGATCATGGAGTACTACgagaagaaggagaaacagATCGAGCAGCATAAGAAAAT TCAGATGTCCAACCTGATGAACCAGGCCCGACTGAAGGTCCTGAAGGCTCGTGATGACATGATCTCG GACCTGTTGAACGAGGCTCGGCAGAGGCTGGCCGAAATTGCCAGGGACCCCGCCCGTTACCAGGCCCTGATGGACGGCCTCGTCCTGCAG ggtttCTATCAGCTCCTTGAGCCCAAAGTGACGATTCGCTGTCGGGAGCAGGATGTGAACCTGGTGCAG ACGGCTGTGCAGAAGAACATTCCCATTTACCAGGCGGCTGTGAAGAACAACATCAGTGTCCAAATCGATCAGAACAACTTCCTGCCTTCGGGCAT ctcgGGAGGCATTGAGCTCTATAATGCTGATCGCAGAATTAAGGTGTCCAACACCCTGGAGAGCAGACTGGATCTCATTGCCCAGCAG ATGATGCCTGAAATCCGAGTGGAGCTGTTTGGTGCCAACCCGAATCGCAAGTTCATGGATTAA